One genomic segment of Sanyastnella coralliicola includes these proteins:
- a CDS encoding c-type cytochrome has translation MLTRNTFLFALVALLMGACTTDPNSPGLEYMPDMYRSPAVEAYVDYGMDPYHFGEAQYDSLNHRLSARKPAAGSIAYAGDVQPYNMPYPYPNTTEGYEEAAALKSPLPTTKANIERGKEVYEIMCIHCHGEAGKGDGAISKNGHIKGIPDYSGKLKDLPEGKAFHSIHYGKGLMGSHASQISQYERWQVVQYVQVLQNGGDMPPFDENGNVMAAGAASAEEATEEVASEETEG, from the coding sequence ATGTTGACAAGAAATACATTCCTTTTTGCATTGGTGGCACTCCTAATGGGAGCTTGTACCACTGATCCAAACAGTCCAGGACTAGAGTACATGCCTGATATGTACCGTTCTCCTGCAGTTGAGGCTTACGTTGATTACGGTATGGACCCATACCACTTCGGCGAAGCTCAGTACGATTCGTTGAATCACCGTCTATCTGCGCGTAAACCAGCTGCTGGTTCTATCGCATACGCTGGTGATGTTCAACCGTACAACATGCCTTACCCATACCCGAACACAACAGAAGGGTACGAAGAGGCAGCTGCATTGAAGAGTCCGCTTCCAACAACCAAAGCGAATATTGAGCGCGGTAAGGAAGTTTACGAGATCATGTGTATCCACTGCCATGGTGAAGCAGGTAAGGGTGACGGTGCGATCTCGAAGAACGGACACATCAAAGGTATTCCTGATTACTCAGGGAAGTTGAAAGATCTTCCAGAAGGAAAAGCGTTCCACTCAATCCACTACGGTAAAGGTTTGATGGGGTCACACGCTTCTCAGATTTCTCAGTACGAGAGATGGCAAGTTGTACAGTATGTGCAGGTGCTTCAGAACGGTGGTGATATGCCACCATTCGATGAGAACGGAAACGTGATGGCTGCAGGAGCGGCAAGCGCTGAAGAGGCTACAGAAGAGGTAGCATCAGAAGAAACTGAAGGATAA